Proteins encoded within one genomic window of Humulus lupulus chromosome 1, drHumLupu1.1, whole genome shotgun sequence:
- the LOC133822162 gene encoding uncharacterized protein LOC133822162, whose product MAKRKKSIRRPEILSDDRSEKVSPVAQTKALLGSEGDDVAEPKHVNLMDFKIPGSGVMQDGDMDRQGKSAQPVEVVDDGLGSDLRNVSWADRSEGGDKVTEGDFQSESQLQSKGQKLVQVDIEEVKIQSANWSSTVVCMVLGANPPMAVFEGFIKRVWGHLGIAQISRMTLGLTLVKFNDEATRDHVLENGVLQFDRKPVIIRPWTADLSAIRSTPLWIRLHDLGLQYWGSKCISALVSTIGKPLLVDKFTRERSRVQFARVLVEMEITNNPPRSFQFINEHGQIVEQGIEYEWVPTKCKSCSGFGHSMADCRKEHKTIWVEKEARSKVEIPLEQLKVYEGLNEGEPGEKAGGSKVVENSDPSTSDVTLSGEANSGPVKERNREAKWQTPRHVATQSRQGLTASGNSNLVVEIQKQNNQFVVLQEQEKGSKIGHLGVQDVFRKNKIGISGLLETKLRGNKIGEFMENKFPNWEFYSSPVTEGRLLIVWRKGIAKLIILEESPQLVHCQVNLVGHMSLFHVTFVYGYNSVENRRSLWNDLTRISFSIKAWIVLGDFNAPFSGGDRSGGNPIASIELADSIGWLTNAKIEALKSMGSYFTWTNNQDGSARIYSKIDHVLINEEWLDMFPQSLAMFQWEVVSDHCSCVVSNIPMEAMGIKLLVRLKHRLKKFNRDCIGDVGSGYRSTLVAFQDAQYQAQENPQDLKLQVVVKERASEFHQQEQMYHSFLAQRSKINWVRKGDMNSSFFHAYLKKRKAENTIVSYINDHGMLVDDFKEVVDHFVDHFKNHLGSTSPATGTVDLHCIALGTKLSVEQQLSLLKPFSNKEIRAALFSIPNTKLPGPDGYGLGFFKFLWKDIGQDICSAIIHGFSTGQFPKELHETTFSLIPKVSNPARASDYRTIACCSTLYKVMAKLLCSRLAVVLPSLIQSNQGAFVRGRSIAHNIMIFQDLIKNYGRDITSPRCAIKIDLSKAYDIVDWHFLENLLKAYCFPMKFIGWVMNCIRNTTYSLLINGRVQSSFKGEKGLRQGDPMSPLLFVLIMEYMTRSLQLAARSPLFRFHPMCKSLKLVNLCFADDIILFCKGSLATVSVLKDTLGKFSEASGLSINAKKSHIYFGGVSAADRREITQVIQLPEDNFPLHYLGVPMRPTKWKHVDCEIIVHKMRTKLFLWSSKHLSYAGRLLLIHIVLFGLRNYWMNVFILPQSIIKEVDKLCRLFLWGASVTRSKLHLASWQQVCLPKAYGGLGHRDGASWNRALLAKYVWAVTTKQDTLRVKWVQHVYLKGVNFWNYVLKQDSSWYWWKICHLGNRFNEGEVIAAGFSGKFKSSKLYNSSLNQQLVAYKNVVWCQTILPKHRFLLWMVVNSYLLTRDNLAKSNILLNSSYCPVCEDQLESHHHFLFECCLSKRVFSCIFSWLGFQAWATKYLDWTVRLSVGKNDSLSIILNMVLAAVVYHIWRNRNRCIFDGFSLTANCIAKEVITLVQYRLYIVHSRKVFPYLKLFLRKLQCM is encoded by the exons atggcgaagcGGAAGAAGTCGATTCGTAGGCCTGAAATTCTTTCTGATGATCGGTCTGAGAAGGTTTCGCCTGTGGCTCAAACGAAGGCATTGCTTGGTTCAGAGGGAGATGATGTCGCTGAACCAAAGCATGTCAATCTGATGGATTTCAAAATACCTGGGTCCGGGGTTATGCAGGATGGTGATATGGATCGACAGGGCAAGAGTGCCCAGCCTGTAGAGGTGGTGGACGATGGATTGGGTTCCGATTTGAGGAATGTTTCTTGGGCGGATAGGAGTGAAGGAGGTGATAAGGTTACGGAAGGGGATTTTCAGTCAGAGTCCCAGCTTCAAAG TAAGGGGCAGAAGCTGGTTCAAGTTGATATTGAAGAGGTGAAAATTCAGTCAGCTAATTGGAGCTCTACTGTGGTTTGCATGGTGCTTGGAGCAAATCCTCCAATGGCAGTGTTTGAAGGCTTTATAAAAAGAGTTTGGGGTCATCTAGGGATTGCCCAAATTTCTAGAATGACATTGGGGCTAactttggtgaagttcaatgatgAAGCAACTAGAGATCATGTGCTTGAGAATGGAGTTCTTCAATTTGATAGAAAACCTGTCATCATCAGGCCGTGGACAGCAGATCTTAGTGCTATACGTTCGACTCCGCTTTGGATTCGACTACATGACCTTGGTTTGCAGTATTGGGGCAGCAAGTGTATTAGTGCTTTGGTGAGCACGATTGGAAAACCTCTTTTAGTAGATAAGTTTACTAGGGAGCGTTCTCGAGTTCAGTTTGCGAGGGTTTTAGTGGAGATGGAAATCACTAATAATCCACCTCGAAGCTTTCAGTTTATCAATGAGCATGGCCAGATTGTTGAACAAGGAATAGAGTATGAGTGGGTGCCTACTAAGTGTAAGAGTTGCTCTGGTTTTGGGCATTCTATGGCAGATTGTCGCAAGGAACATAAGACTATTTGGGTGGAAAAAGAAGCTCGTTCTAAAGTTGAGATTCCTTTGGAGCAGCTAAAAGTTTATGAGGGACTGAATGAAGGGGAACCAGGTGAGAAAGCCGGTGGGTCTAAAGTAGTAGAAAACTCTGATCCGAGTACTAGTGATGTTACTCTTTCAggggaggccaattctggtccGGTTAAGGAGAGGAACAGGGAAGCGAAATGGCAAACCCCTAGGCATGTTGCAACTCAGAGTAGACAAGGTCTCACAGCCAGTGGTAACTCTAACCTGGTTGTTGAGATTCAAAAACAAAACAACCAGTTTGTTGTTCTTCAGGAACAGGAAAAGGGCAGTAAGATTGGACATCTTGGAG TCCAAGATGTGTTTAGGAAGAATAAGATTGGAATTAGTGGTCTGTTGGAAACTAAATTGCGCGGGAATAAAATTGGTGAGTTCATGGAGAATAAATTTCCTAATTGGGAATTTTACTCTAGTCCCGTCACAGAGGGTAGACTATTAATAGTTTGGCGGAAGGGGATAGCGAAATTGATTATTTTGGAAGAGTCTCCTCAGCTGGTTCATTGCCAGGTGAACTTGGTAGGCCACATGAGTTTATTCCATGTCACTTTTGTCTATGGTTACAATTCAGTAGAGAATAGAAGAAGCTTATGGAATGATTTAACTCGCATATCGTTCTCAATCAAAGCTTGGATAGTCTTAGGGGATTTTAATGCCCCTTTTTCTGGTGGAGATAGGTCTGGTGGTAACCCAATTGCTAGTATTGAGTTGGCTGACTCTATAGGGTGGCTGACTAATGCAAAAATTGAGGCTCTTAAGAGTATGGGTTCTTATTTTACTTGGACAAACAACCAAGATGGCTCAGCTAGGATCTACTCAAAAATAGATCATGTGTTAATTAATGAGGAGTGGTTGGACATGTTTCCTCAGTCTTTGGCTATGTTTCAATGGGAGGTGGTATCTGATCATTGTTCTTGTGTAGTGTCTAATATCCCCATGGAGGCTATGGGAATCAAACT GCTAGTAAGGTTGAAGCATAGGCTTAAGAAGTTTAATAGGGACTGTATTGGAGATGTAGGGTCTGGTTATCGATCAACTTTGGTGGCCTTTCAAGATGCCCAATATCAAGCCCAAGAGAATCCTCAAGATCTCAAGTTGCAGGTGGTGGTGAAGGAGAGGGCTTCTGAGTTTCATCAACAAGAACAAATGTATCATAGTTTTCTTGCTCAACGTAGTAAGATCAACTGGGTTAGGAAGGGAGATATGAATTCCTCATTTTTTCATGCCTATCTAAAGAAGCGAAAAGCAGAGAATACTATAGTCTCATATATTAATGATCATGGTATGTTGGTAGATGACTTTAAGGAGGTGGTGGACCATTTTGTTGATCATTTCAAGAACCATCTTGGTAGTACTAGTCCTGCTACAGGAACAGTAGACCTACATTGTATAGCTTTGGGCACCAAGCTTTCAGTTGAGCAGCAACTTTCTCTTTTAAAACCCTTTTCCAACAAGGAAATAAGAGCTGCTTTGTTTAGTATTCCTAATACTAAATTGCCTGGTCCAGATGGATATGGTTTAGGTTTCTTCAAGTTTCTTTGGAAGGATATTGGTCAGGATATATGCTCAGCAATCATACATGGTTTCTCTACAGGCCAATTTCCTAAGGAGCTTCATGAAACTACTTTTTCATTGATTCCTAAGGTTTCTAACCCAGCCAGGGCCTCAGATTACAGAACTATTGCTTGCTGttcgaccctttataaagtcatgGCTAAGTTGTTATGTTCTCGGTTGGCAGTGGTGCTTCCCTCTCTTATTCAATCAAATCAAGGTGCGTTTGTTCGAGGTAGGTCTATTGCTCACAATATCATGATTTTTCAAGATCTAATTAAGAATTATGGAAGGGATATTACTTCTCCTCGCTGTGCAATTAAGATAGACCTTAGCAAGGCTTATGATATTGTTGATTGGCATTTTTTGGAAAATCTCTTGAAGGCTTACTGCTTTCCAATGAAGTTCATTGGCTGGGTTATGAATTGTATCAGGAATACTACCTATTCTTTATTGATAAATGGTCGAGTTCAGAgtagtttcaagggggaaaaggGCTTGCGCCAAGGGGATCCTATGTCCCCACTTCTCTTTGTGCTCATTATGGAATATATGACTAGAAGTTTGCAGTTGGCTGCCAGGTCTCCTTTATTTCGGTTTCACCCCATGTGTAAGAGCCTAAAGCTTGTTAACTTGTGTTTTGCAGATGATATTATTCTGTTTTGCAAAGGCTCTCTTGCGACTGTTAGTGTACTTAAGGATACTCTAGGGAAGTTTAGTGAGGCTTCTGGGCTGTCAATAAATGCTAAGAAGTCTCATATTTATTTTGGAGGAGTTAGTGCAGCGGATAGAAGAGAGATAACTCAGGTCATTCAACTTCCTGAAGATAACTTTCCCCTTCATTATCTTGGGGTTCCTATGAGGCCTACTAAATGGAAGCATGTGGACTGCGAGATCATAGTCCACAAAATGAGAACTAAGTTGTTTTTGTGGTCTAGTAAGCATCTATCCTATGCTGGTCGTTTATTGCTCATTCACATTGTCCTTTTTGGCTTGAGAAACTATTGGATGAATGTGTTTATTTTACCTCAAAGCATCATCAAGGAGGTAGATAAGTTATGTAGACTATTCCTTTGGGGGGCCTCGGTGACTCGTAGTAAACTTCATTTAGCATCTTGGCAGCAGGTTTGCCTTCCTAAGGCTTATGGAGGGCTCGGGCACAGAGATGGCGCTAGCTGGAATAGAGCACTTCTAGCTAAATATGTTTGGGCTGTCACTACAAAACAGGACACTCTTCGGGTCAAATGGGTTCAGCATGTTTACCTGAAGGGGGTTAACTTTTGGAACTATGTTTTGAAGCAAGATAGCAGCTGGTATTGGTGGAAAATCTGCCATTTAGGAAACAGATTCAATGAAGGAGAGGTGATTGCTGCTGGTTTTTCTGGGAAATTTAAGTCGTCCAAGTTGTATAACAGCTCATTAAACCAGCAACTTGTGGCTTATAAGAACGTAGTCTGGTGTCAAACAATCCTCCCTAAGCACCGTTTCTTGTTATGGATGGTGGTCAACTCTTACCTCCTAACTAGAGATAACTTGGCTAAGTCTAACATTCTGCTGAATAGCTCTTACTGTCCAGTTTGTGAAGACCAGTTAGAGAGTCATCACCATTTTCTTTTTGAGTGTTGTTTATCCAAGAGAGTCTTTTCTTGTATTTTTTCGTGGCTTGGGTTTCAAGCTTGGGCCACCAAGTATTTGGATTGGACTGTTAGGCTCAGTGTTGGGAAAAATGATAGTTTGAGCATAATCCTGAATATGGTTCTAGCAGCAGTGGTTTATCATATATGGAGGAATAGGAATAGATGCATTTTTGATGGGTTCTCTTTGACAGCTAACTGTATTGCAAAAGAAGTAATTACTTTAGTCCAATACAGATTATACATTGTTCATAGTAGGAAGGTTTTCCCTTATCTCAAGCTTTTCTTAAGGAAGCTTCAATGTATGTAG